The genomic stretch TGGATAGCACCGGGTACTTGATTACCAAGCCAGGAACCGCTACCACCAATTTGCCGGGAGTATTTGCCACTGGCGATGCTCAAGATAGAATTTACCGTCAGGCAGTGACAGCTGCTGGTTCGGGTTGTATGGGAGCTTTGGAAGCTGAACGCTATCTTCAGGAATTTGAAGAAGAAGTGGAAGCCGCACAGATAGTAGGCTAAAACCTGCATAACATTTTGCATATAAATATCGACTCCGCTCGAAGCGACAGCCCTAAGTGGTTAGTCGCATTGAGCGGAGTCGATTTGTTTTAGCCACATTGAGCATTTCGACAGGGCTCAATACAGGTTCAGTTGAAATGTTAGGCTTACGCCAAAGGGGAAATGTCAATGTGATTATAGGTTGAACTAATGATTAAAATCTATCAAGCTTTATAATTTAGCCATATGAAAACGCTAAGAATAGGAATCAACGGCTTTGGCCGAATAGGACGCTCCCTCACAAGGGTTATTCGCAAGTATCCAAACATAGAATTGGTAGCGATTAATGATTTGGCTGATGTGAAGAATTTGGCCCACTTGCTAAAGTATGACACCGTGCATGGGCACTTTCCTGATGAGGTAAAGGAGCAGGCAGGCAAGCTTGTAATTAACGGTAGAGAGATTTCCGTTTTTAGTGAAAAAGAACCAGCCAATATTCCTTGGGCATCAGTAGGGGTAGATCTTGTTATCGAAGCCACTGGTAGATTTAAAACAACTGACTTAGCCATTGGTCACATTAAGGCTGGTGCCAAAAAAGTAATAATTTCTGCTCCGGCTACTGATGATACCAAGACCATTGTACTTGGCGCAAATGGTGATGAACTCAGTTCAGATGACATCATAGTTTCAAATGCTTCTTGTACTACAAACTCGGTAGCGCCATTATTAAAAATAGTGGACGAAGTATGCGGGGTAGACCATGCATATATTACCACCGTGCATAGCTACACCACAGACCAACAATTGCAGGATGGCCCGCATAAAGATTTTCGTAGAGGGCGTGCAGCTGCCGAAAGCATAGTACCTACCAGCACTGGGGCAGCAAAGGCAATCACCCGTATTTTTCCAGAACTGGAAGGCCGCATTGGTGGTGCCGGAATACGAGTGCCAGTACCGGATGGTAGCCTTACGGATATCACCATTACTGTAAAGAAAAACACCACCGTAGAAGAAATCAATACAGCTTTCAAAAAAGCTTCGGAAGAAGGCCCGTTCAAAGGATACCTCGGTTATACTGCCGATCCTATCGTGTCGCGTGATGTAATTGGCAGCCCATACTCTGTGTGGTTTGATGAAGGCTTAACATCCGTACTTGGCAACATGGTAAAAGTAGTAGGCTGGTATGATAATGAAATGGGATATAGCCACAGGCTGGCTGATTTGATAATGAAGATGGGGTAGTTCCTTTTTGGATAAAGAAAGCATTTCGTACGAGCTCGTATTGAGTCCAGTTGGAATGCTCAATATGACCTAAGTGGAGTCACTTCGAGCGGAGTCGAGAAGAAAACAAAAGGCCCTCCATTTCTGGAAGGCCTTCTTCATTTCATATCGAAAAAGAAATCTCTACAATACTTCTTTCAGCTTAGCTTCTAGAGCTGGGCCTCTAAGTTCTGTTGCAATGATTTTTCCTTCACGGTCTACCAATACGGTGTAAGGTATTCCTTGGAAACCAAAATCTTTGATTACGGAAGTTTGCCATCCTTTAAGATCGCTTACGTGGTTATTCCATGCCAATTGATCTACAGTAATTGCTTTTGCCCAAGCTTCTTTTGGGTCTTGCTGGCTTGGCAAACCATCAAGTGATACGCTATACACCTCAAAACCTTTGTCTTTATACAGATTGTACATACGTACCAGGTTAGGGTTTTCGGCACGACATGGACGACACCATGCTGCCCAAAAATCTACCAAGACAACCTTACCACGAAGGTCAGAAAGCTTCATTACTTGTCCTTGAAGGTTTTCAAGAGCAATCTCCGGAACTTCAGCACCAGGAGCTAAGTTTTGTTTTACAGCATCCATCTCCTGCTGCATAGCAAGATTTTTACGCATTTCTACCATACGCTCATTATAGCTCTTGGTGTGTATTGAGTTTGGATAGCTTTCGCTAATACCTTCTCCTACTTTTTCAAAGTATTCAAAGTTTTCTTGTGGAGTTACCAAAGGCATTTGGCCAATAGACTGTGAAAAGATGAAAATGTTAGCCAGGCTACCTGGGTTTTCATCAATCATATCTGTGTATTGCTTTCTGGTGTCAGCCACAATTTGCTTAAAAGTGCTGTCCAGTCTTGGCTTTATCATTTCAAACTGAGCCGAGTCCTGCATCGCAGCCTGTCCTTCATCATTCAAAGCTTGAACAGCTTTGTTGGCCTCCAAAAGGATTTCGTTGATTTTTTCTATACGCTCAGATTCCGGGCTACCCGAAATGTTGTAACTCATATCCTCCATATCATCAATTTCAATGGTTACATGCTCTCCTGGCTGCACAAAAAGTGGAATTCTGAATCTTTCAGAAAGCTGTACCAACATAAAGTCAGCAGTGTCTACTGTTACATCTACTTTAAACTTGTTGTCAACTACGGCAACGGTGTCAAAAGGATTTATGCTCTGTGGCGTAATGTTGTAAAGTATTACTTGTGTAAACTCATCACCTTTTAGATTTCCTTCTATTGATGTTCCTGAGTTGCTTTCGCAAGCGCTAAAGGCAAAAGTGGCGGTGGCTGCAAGAGCCATCATTTTTAATATTCTCATATTGGGTTTTTGGGGTTTTACTTTTCTAATTCTTGTTGTACTAATTTACTGGTCACTTTGGGGTCGGCCTTACCGTGAGATAGCTTCATCACTTCTCCCATAAATAAGCCCATCAAGCCTTTTTTACCGGCTTTATATTCTTCCACCTTGGCGGGATATTTAGCCAAAGCTTCTTTTACTAATTCAAGCAAAGCATCGCTGTCACTCTCCTGTATAAGGTTTAGTTCCTTAGCCAATGCTTCAGGTGCTTTTTCAGGACTTTCAATCAAACCTTTAAACAAATCACCGTTGGCAGCAGAGTTGCTCACCACACCATTTTCTACCATACCAATAAGCTCAGCAATGGTATTAGGCTTTACTGGAAATTCTTCAATTGTGATGGCTCTATCATTCATGTATGATTTCACACTTCCCATCATCCAGTTGGCCGCAGCCTTGTGGTTTTTGGTGTGCTTTATCACTTCTTCAAAATATAGGGCGATCTCCTTGGTTTCAGTAAGCAGAGCGGCATCATAAGCGCTCAATCCCATTTCCTGATATTTTGCCAAAAGCTCTTTCGGCAAGGGTGGGAGTTCACTTTTTACCTGGCTTACATAATCTTCTTTTACAAGAATTGGCTGCAAATCCGGCTCAGGAAAATAGCGATAATCGTGTGCATCTTCCTTAGCTCTTAGCAAGCGCGTTTCTCCGCTTCCGGCATCAAAAGTCATGGTTTGCTGTAGCACTTCGCCACCACTTTCATACACTTCGTACTGACGCTTTATTTCAAAATCAATAGCCTTTTGCACATTACGGAAGGAGTTCATGTTTTTCACCTCTACCTTGGTTCCAAACTTCTCTCTTCCTCTTGGGCGGATAGAAACGTTTACGTCACAACGCAAACTTCCTTCTTCCATATTACCGTCAGAAATATCGAGGTAACGTACTAACTGGCGCATCTCCTGAAGGTAATTATAAGCCTCTTGTCCGTTTCTGAAATCTGGCTCACTCACAATTTCCAAAAGTGCAACTCCGGCACGGTTGAGGTCAATCAGTGTGTTAAAAGGGTCTATGTCGTGAATACTCTTACCACTATCTTCCTCCATGTGAATACGGGTAAGGCCAATACGCTTTGGATTATCATCCGCATCTTTTATCTCCACATATCCATTGGTGCAAATTGGCGTAGTGTCCTGAGTTACCTGATAGCCTTTTGGCAAATCCGCATAAAAATAGTTTTTGCGGGCATACTCATTTCGCTCACGAATATCACAATTGGTAGCAATACCCAGCCTTACGGCAAATTCAATCACGCTGCTGTTTACCATCGGTAAAGTACCGGGGTGTCCCAGTGAAATAGCATTGGTCTGTGTGTTGGGCATTCCACCGTAAGTGGTAGAGTCCGAACTATAGGCCTTGCTGTGGGTGTTCAGCTGAACGTGTATCTCCAAACCGATAATCGGTTCGTATTTTTCTAAAATATCTTTCATAATAAGTGGCGCAAAGAAACGAAATTATGATAGTGTCTCAAAGGGGAGATATAAAGCTTGGAAGGGTTATTTTAAGGGAGCTAAACTCCTTGTAAATAGCCGCTTATCTTTTTGGTGAAATCCTGTTCTTGGTCAAATAGAAATTGGACTTGCATGGGGAGATAAAAAACATGCTCCAGCGTTTCTGCATTAAGCAAACTTTTTAAGCGTACCCAATCCTTTTCGGTGGTGATAATTGGGGTTCCACTGGCGGTCACCATTTTTTCTATATCTGCTATTTCCTTGGCGGAAAAACTGTGATGGTCGGCAAATTTCAGATGTTTCTGTATCGAAAGGCTTTTTCCAATTTGGTTTAAAAATGGTTGAGGTTTCGCAATGCCGGTAAGGGCTATTACTTTTTTTGTTCCTAGTTTTTCACCTTTCACATTTTGAGGTTCACTGTAGCTAATGGTGGTGAAGTACACAGACTTGTCGCCTGGCTTTATCTTTTGCATCATTTCCTTGGCCTTGGCAGGAGTGAGGTTTGCAGGGCATTTGGTGACCACAATTACATTTGCTCTTTTCTTTCCACTTGTGTATTCCCGAAGGTTTCCTGCGGGCAAAAGCAAATCGTGATAAAAGGGCTCCTGGAAAGTAGTAAGCAAAATTTGAAACCCCGGCTTTACATAGCGATGCTGGTAGGCATCATCTAATAAAATTAAATCGGGCGAACAATTTTCAATTAGGGCTTGCACGCCTTCAGGTCGCTTTTCGGCTAAGGCCAAACATATCTCTGGAAACTTGTTGAAAATCTGAAAGGGTTCATCCCCAATTTCGCTAAACGTGTGTTGAGGTTTTGCCAAAATAAGTCCCTTGGTTTTTCGGCCATAGCCGCGACTTACCAAACCAACTTTATAATCTGAAAACCTGCGGATTAGAAACTCCACCATGGGCGTTTTTCCAGTACCTCCAGCACTCAGGTTTCCCACAGAAATCACCGGTACCTTAAACTCCTGCGAAGGCAAAATGTCTTTATTAAAAGCCCAATTGCGTAGCGCAGTTATGGCTCCGTAAGGGAAGGAAAATGGGTATAGGAGTTTGCGGAGGTTCATCTCAAGAATCAGTTTGCAAATAAATTCAACTATTCAAAAATAATTGGGTAATCCATTGATAAGCCATTTTTTTCAAAAAGGAAGATGGTAGATATAAAATCTACATCATTGAAATCATCGGGCTTTATAGTTTCTAAAGGATGGCCATGCCCTTTAATTGGATAAAATCTTATATAGATTGTAGCAATAGTTAATCCTTGAAAATCTGCCATTT from Owenweeksia hongkongensis DSM 17368 encodes the following:
- the gap gene encoding type I glyceraldehyde-3-phosphate dehydrogenase, whose translation is MKTLRIGINGFGRIGRSLTRVIRKYPNIELVAINDLADVKNLAHLLKYDTVHGHFPDEVKEQAGKLVINGREISVFSEKEPANIPWASVGVDLVIEATGRFKTTDLAIGHIKAGAKKVIISAPATDDTKTIVLGANGDELSSDDIIVSNASCTTNSVAPLLKIVDEVCGVDHAYITTVHSYTTDQQLQDGPHKDFRRGRAAAESIVPTSTGAAKAITRIFPELEGRIGGAGIRVPVPDGSLTDITITVKKNTTVEEINTAFKKASEEGPFKGYLGYTADPIVSRDVIGSPYSVWFDEGLTSVLGNMVKVVGWYDNEMGYSHRLADLIMKMG
- the gatB gene encoding Asp-tRNA(Asn)/Glu-tRNA(Gln) amidotransferase subunit GatB, whose protein sequence is MKDILEKYEPIIGLEIHVQLNTHSKAYSSDSTTYGGMPNTQTNAISLGHPGTLPMVNSSVIEFAVRLGIATNCDIRERNEYARKNYFYADLPKGYQVTQDTTPICTNGYVEIKDADDNPKRIGLTRIHMEEDSGKSIHDIDPFNTLIDLNRAGVALLEIVSEPDFRNGQEAYNYLQEMRQLVRYLDISDGNMEEGSLRCDVNVSIRPRGREKFGTKVEVKNMNSFRNVQKAIDFEIKRQYEVYESGGEVLQQTMTFDAGSGETRLLRAKEDAHDYRYFPEPDLQPILVKEDYVSQVKSELPPLPKELLAKYQEMGLSAYDAALLTETKEIALYFEEVIKHTKNHKAAANWMMGSVKSYMNDRAITIEEFPVKPNTIAELIGMVENGVVSNSAANGDLFKGLIESPEKAPEALAKELNLIQESDSDALLELVKEALAKYPAKVEEYKAGKKGLMGLFMGEVMKLSHGKADPKVTSKLVQQELEK
- a CDS encoding TlpA disulfide reductase family protein, which gives rise to MRILKMMALAATATFAFSACESNSGTSIEGNLKGDEFTQVILYNITPQSINPFDTVAVVDNKFKVDVTVDTADFMLVQLSERFRIPLFVQPGEHVTIEIDDMEDMSYNISGSPESERIEKINEILLEANKAVQALNDEGQAAMQDSAQFEMIKPRLDSTFKQIVADTRKQYTDMIDENPGSLANIFIFSQSIGQMPLVTPQENFEYFEKVGEGISESYPNSIHTKSYNERMVEMRKNLAMQQEMDAVKQNLAPGAEVPEIALENLQGQVMKLSDLRGKVVLVDFWAAWCRPCRAENPNLVRMYNLYKDKGFEVYSVSLDGLPSQQDPKEAWAKAITVDQLAWNNHVSDLKGWQTSVIKDFGFQGIPYTVLVDREGKIIATELRGPALEAKLKEVL
- the lpxK gene encoding tetraacyldisaccharide 4'-kinase — translated: MNLRKLLYPFSFPYGAITALRNWAFNKDILPSQEFKVPVISVGNLSAGGTGKTPMVEFLIRRFSDYKVGLVSRGYGRKTKGLILAKPQHTFSEIGDEPFQIFNKFPEICLALAEKRPEGVQALIENCSPDLILLDDAYQHRYVKPGFQILLTTFQEPFYHDLLLPAGNLREYTSGKKRANVIVVTKCPANLTPAKAKEMMQKIKPGDKSVYFTTISYSEPQNVKGEKLGTKKVIALTGIAKPQPFLNQIGKSLSIQKHLKFADHHSFSAKEIADIEKMVTASGTPIITTEKDWVRLKSLLNAETLEHVFYLPMQVQFLFDQEQDFTKKISGYLQGV